Genomic DNA from Triticum dicoccoides isolate Atlit2015 ecotype Zavitan chromosome 4B, WEW_v2.0, whole genome shotgun sequence:
GCTCGAGGTTGTTGACAACCTCCATGCAGTGTGAGGCGATGCAGACCTAGTGGATACTGAGATCAGTGGCGAGAGCGAGCGCCTCCCAACGCGCCAATTCCTCCAGCTTCGTCGGACCAGAGCCCCCTCAAAAGAAACCGTCAAGGCTCCCAAGAATAAATCTGTTTAGAAAATGCAAACAGCTCTAATGGCTTATGTTCCTCCATTCTTCTTCGCCCTTGTGTCAACATTATTTGTTACACACTCCACGGTGGGGCTAACCAGCAAGGGTGTCTGGTGGCATGCTCCTCTGGATAGGTTTGTTGGTGCTCTATTCGGCAAGCTCAACGCTCGAATAAAATTATCCACAAAGATGTTTTCTGTTATTGGACTCTAGTATTCACCATCGTGAATCACTCGTCGTCGTGCGTACCAAATCATCGATAGGATTACCGGTACACAAGCCTATGATTTCATGCCCAGTGCTGCCATGACAGTAGACAGCGAGTCCTTGGCCACATTTTCCTAGACTGAAGTCATGAACATCTTTGCCaaccaattcctagatgcatcTCAAGAAGAAATGGCGTCATGAATGAACAAAAAGAGTGTTTTTTTTTTTAATACTTGATGTCTGTTTCTTTTTGAGGAATAATAATTAATGTCTGCTTATTCTTGTTTGAGAAAGCCCCTCCAAAAAAAAAACATAAACAGGCCCAACTGATTAAAAGCCTGACATTGGGTCATGGGCCCTTGCCGACGCCCCAAAACAGGTTATAATATCGGCAGGCGTTAGTGGCAGCAAGCGCGAGCGGCAGCGTGTGGCCTCCGTTGGTTGGCAAACCACAGGCCACCCCGTTCGGATAGATAGCCGCCCGCCTCCCCTCTCCCCACCACACGGCCACAACCCGACTCACCaccgcgcctcttcctcctcccgctcaCCCACCCATGGCGACGGCTATGATGGCTGCAGCCACCACCTCCTGCTCCCCGCGCCGAGCGCTCCTCAAGCCCGCGGCCTCCTCCAGCTCCGCACCGCCGCCCAGGCCGCAGCCTCGGTCCTTCCTCAAGCAGCTCCCGGGGCTcgccgcgacggcggcggcggcggccgtcgccTCCGTGCCTCTCCCGGCGCTGGCCGTGGAGATGGAGAAGGCGGCTCTGTTCGACTTCAACCTGACGCTCCCGGCGATCACGATTGAGTTCCTGCTGCTGATGGTTGCGCTGGACAAGCTCTACTTCTCGCCGCTGGGCAAGTTCATGGACGAGCGGGACGCCAAGATCCGCGCGGAGCTCGGCGGCGTCAAGGACGCCTCCGAGGAGGTGCGGCAGCTGGAGGAGCAGGCCCAGGCCATTCTCAAGGCGGCGCGCGCGGAGATCGCGGCGGCGCTCAATAAGATGAAGAAGGAGACGACCAAGGAGCTGGAGGCGAAGCTGGACGAGGGCCGCCGCCGCGTGGAGGCAGAGCTCGTGGAGGCGCTCGCCAGCCTCGAGGGGCAGAAGGAGGAGGCCATCAAGGCGCTGGACGCGCAGATCGTGTCGCTCAGCGACGAGATCGTCAAGAAGGTGCTCCCATCCGCGTGAAAACATTAGTAGATCACGCAGCGCGCAGCAGCCGGCGCAACCCCCCGTTTCATAGTAAAGATTACTAGTTCTTGATGTGTAATGTATACGCCCACTGGGCTGCCTCCCCTAAGAATGTAACTGAATCAAACATTCTGTGATCGGGTATAAATGAATGATCCTTTTGTACACAACTCTGTCCTGATTCCTGAATGTGAGTGGTGCTTTGATCCCCAAATCATTTATCGAAGAACCCAAGGCAAAAATGCTGTAGACTGTCCCTgtgtgttttttcttttcttttttgaaaacAGTAGGATATTATACTCACCCCTATAAACGCACGCAAATCCCACCCCTACAATCACCTATGAGAGAGACTGAGCcgtcatatcatcttgagattgactaAGTCGCCAAACACGTCTTCGCAGTTAGCGGGAACGTCTCCTACTCAAAGCATATCGCCGGAAGGATTGAAATAAATCAAAAAATGCGAGCATCAGTGTCAAGTTTAGAACTTAAACTCTGGTGGATTAAGGATATCACTGTACTCCTAACCATCTAACTCCTTCAGGTTGGTTCGGGTGTTTCATGTGTTTTTGACATATTAGTGTTAGACATTATTCTTTAGGAATACCGTAATAGGATCATTAGCCTAGCTTGCATTAGACATGATTTACAAAGAGGGGTCCGTGACCAGTGCAAAAATTAAGACTAAATAAAATGTCGATGCGGCTTTATTTTCAAATGAAGGGATTGATGCAGCAGCTGACATTCTCATAGATGATAGGGGAAATTTGTCACGACACAATGCAAGTTCCTTCCATTTGCAGCTGACACGATTACCACTGAAGTGATGGCTACGAGAGATGGGTTGTCCAATGGATGTGTGCGAACCGCCGCCATGTGGACTGGTTTATATTATCAACTGCCGtctgcacctgtctgcatgagctgtttattgagtataaagCCAGTCACTGctcgggtagcccggttttcttttaaattggaggcaaattatcatcaaccgccgtctgcactggatggatcaatgggcaggcgcacaagtcgccgct
This window encodes:
- the LOC119290796 gene encoding ATP synthase subunit b', chloroplastic-like gives rise to the protein MATAMMAAATTSCSPRRALLKPAASSSSAPPPRPQPRSFLKQLPGLAATAAAAAVASVPLPALAVEMEKAALFDFNLTLPAITIEFLLLMVALDKLYFSPLGKFMDERDAKIRAELGGVKDASEEVRQLEEQAQAILKAARAEIAAALNKMKKETTKELEAKLDEGRRRVEAELVEALASLEGQKEEAIKALDAQIVSLSDEIVKKVLPSA